TCCGTGCCCCGAGACGCTTCCCCTCTGAATTGCACTTGTCAACCATGGTCTTGACGTCCTGGAACTTCTCCCAGTGCACCACCAGGGCTTTGACGGAATTTTCGTATTCCATCCGGATGACACCAGGGGCAGTGAAGGCGGGTTGCATAGCCATAAGATCGGCTCCTATTGCGCGACAGCGCTTGTCTACAGTGAATACAGATCACTTTAGACTTGAGATCACTCGCGAACAAGAATCATTTCAACAAGCTCCCCAAACCCGGTATGCGACCCGAAGCCCTCTCCCCCGGAAACCGGACGGCCTACCCCCGGGCGAGCACCTCGAGGACCGGCGCCAGAAGCTCCGAGGCGGGCTTGAGGACCCGCCCCCGGCAGCTGTTGGGAACGATCACTCCCTGCAGGGAGTTGGTCAGGAACACGCCCTCGCAGCGCACCAGGTCCGCGGGTGTCAGGGTCGCTTCCTGGGCCAGCCCGGCATCGAGGATCACCTGCCGGGCGACGCCGGGGAGCGCGCCGGACTCAAGCGGTGGCGTGAAGATCCGACCCCCCTCCACCACAAAGAGGCTGGTCCGGCTGCCATCGCTGAGCTCTCCCCGCTCATTGATCGCCAGCACCTCGAAGAGGCCCCTGGACCTGGCCTCCCGCGCCAGGACCCGGTTCTCCAGGTAGGCCAGGGTCTTGAAACGGTTGAGGGGGCTGGAGC
The sequence above is drawn from the uncultured Holophaga sp. genome and encodes:
- a CDS encoding aminotransferase class IV — its product is MSLEPCQDATVDLSRSEARHGWGLFETLRVLKGKAQRLSLHLARLARGAAFLEMEAPPSLERVEDYLNHYTQVPGMASGALRLYAVDRRLIVSAVAFTPETPPVVAVDLAASLVRSSSSPLNRFKTLAYLENRVLAREARSRGLFEVLAINERGELSDGSRTSLFVVEGGRIFTPPLESGALPGVARQVILDAGLAQEATLTPADLVRCEGVFLTNSLQGVIVPNSCRGRVLKPASELLAPVLEVLARG